A region from the Rhodopseudomonas julia genome encodes:
- the polA gene encoding DNA polymerase I gives MTSGDHLVLVDGSAFIFRAFHALPPLTRKSDGLPVGAVSGFCNMIWKLLQDGPTPEKGDEPTHFAVIFDYSAKTFRNEIYPEYKAHRPEPPEDLVPQFSLIRDATRAFNLACIEQQGWEADDLIASYAKLACEAGARTTIISSDKDLMQLIGPSVIMFDTMRDQLIDAEFVMQKFGVFPDKMIDLQALTGDPTDNVPGVPGIGPKTAAQLLHDYGDLETLLSRASEIKQNRRRENLIEFADQARISKKLVELSTSVPLEVPLGDLAVESLDAAKAIGFCKAMEFNTLTRRIAEKMEADAAAISAPTLEIAGWGAGPAAHGPDLAETKGDGSGDVVAAVDGALAAERGFLATPADLARQRAETAAEPKIDPSSYECVRDVETLQAWIERAYAAGRLAFDTETTSLNPLQATLCGVSLAVAPGEACYVPLGHRRPEAAPHSDLFGNGPETGKAGETAERDGADSLSSSDSGDSDYTQIGEAKALELLKPLLEDPTILKIGQNLKYDWLLLKARGVEIAGYDDTMLISYALDAGFGQQHGMDILSERHLGHKPIAYKDVCGTGRDKVTFDFAPIDRATSYAAEDADVTLRLWLVLKPRLVAEGLTNVYERLERPLLPVLARMEERGIKVDRDILSRLSGRFAQKAAGLEAEIVEMAGESFNIGSPKQLGEILFGKLGLPGGRKTKGGQWSTDVKVLEDLAAEGHPLPMKIVAWRQLTKLKGTYTDAIPSYLDTRGRVHTSYSLASTTTGRLSSSEPNLQNIPVRTEEGREIRTAFVAEEGTKLVSADYSQIELRILAHIAEIPALRRAFEDGLDIHAMTASEMFSTPIEGMDPMIRRRAKAINFGIIYGISAFGLAAQLGIGREEAGDYIKTYFKRFPGIRDYMEETKEKARDKGYVETLFGRRAHFPNIKHSNHSIRSGAERAAINAPIQGSAADIIRRAMIRMEAALAETKLSARMLLQVHDELIFEVPEDEVETSLPVIREVMEKSAEPAVALRVPLQVDARAADNWEAAH, from the coding sequence ATGACATCCGGCGATCATCTCGTCCTCGTCGACGGCTCCGCCTTCATCTTCCGCGCCTTCCATGCCCTGCCGCCGTTGACGCGTAAATCCGACGGCCTGCCCGTCGGCGCCGTCTCCGGCTTCTGCAACATGATCTGGAAGCTTCTGCAGGATGGGCCGACGCCGGAAAAGGGCGACGAGCCCACGCATTTCGCCGTCATCTTCGATTATTCGGCGAAGACGTTCCGCAACGAGATCTATCCCGAATACAAGGCGCATCGGCCCGAACCGCCGGAGGATCTCGTTCCGCAGTTCAGCCTGATCCGGGACGCCACGCGCGCCTTCAATCTCGCCTGCATCGAACAGCAGGGATGGGAGGCGGACGACCTCATTGCCAGCTATGCGAAGCTCGCCTGTGAGGCCGGGGCACGCACGACCATCATCTCCTCCGACAAGGATCTGATGCAGCTGATCGGGCCCTCCGTCATCATGTTCGACACGATGCGCGACCAGCTCATCGATGCCGAATTCGTCATGCAGAAATTCGGTGTCTTCCCCGACAAGATGATCGATCTGCAGGCGCTGACCGGCGATCCGACCGACAATGTGCCGGGGGTGCCGGGCATCGGGCCGAAGACCGCCGCGCAGCTTCTGCACGATTACGGGGATCTCGAAACGCTTCTCTCCCGCGCCTCGGAGATCAAGCAGAACAGGCGCCGCGAGAACCTGATCGAGTTCGCGGATCAGGCGCGCATCTCCAAAAAGCTCGTCGAACTTTCGACCAGCGTGCCGCTTGAGGTGCCGCTTGGCGATCTTGCCGTGGAGAGCCTCGATGCGGCGAAGGCGATCGGCTTCTGCAAGGCGATGGAGTTCAACACGCTGACCCGCCGCATCGCCGAAAAGATGGAGGCCGATGCGGCAGCGATCTCAGCGCCCACGCTCGAGATCGCGGGCTGGGGTGCAGGCCCCGCCGCCCACGGCCCGGACCTTGCCGAGACGAAAGGGGACGGGTCGGGCGATGTCGTGGCGGCTGTCGACGGCGCCTTAGCCGCCGAGCGCGGCTTCCTGGCGACCCCGGCCGATCTTGCGCGCCAGCGCGCCGAGACGGCGGCTGAGCCCAAGATCGATCCGAGCTCTTACGAATGCGTGCGCGACGTCGAGACGCTGCAGGCCTGGATTGAGCGCGCCTACGCGGCGGGCCGTCTCGCCTTCGATACGGAGACGACGAGCCTCAATCCCTTGCAGGCGACGCTATGCGGCGTCTCGCTTGCCGTCGCGCCGGGCGAGGCGTGTTACGTGCCACTCGGCCATCGCCGCCCGGAGGCCGCCCCCCATTCCGATCTTTTCGGCAATGGCCCGGAGACGGGAAAAGCCGGCGAAACCGCAGAGCGCGACGGTGCGGACTCTCTATCGTCGTCCGATTCTGGCGATAGTGACTATACGCAGATCGGGGAAGCCAAGGCGCTCGAACTCCTGAAGCCGCTCCTGGAAGATCCCACGATCCTCAAGATCGGCCAGAACCTCAAATACGACTGGCTGCTTTTGAAAGCGCGCGGCGTCGAGATCGCAGGTTACGACGACACGATGTTGATTTCCTATGCGCTCGATGCCGGCTTCGGCCAGCAGCACGGCATGGACATTCTGTCGGAGCGCCATCTCGGCCATAAGCCGATCGCCTATAAGGACGTCTGCGGCACGGGCCGCGACAAGGTCACCTTCGACTTCGCACCGATCGACCGCGCCACCTCTTATGCCGCCGAGGACGCCGACGTCACGCTGCGCCTGTGGCTCGTCTTGAAGCCGCGTCTTGTCGCCGAGGGGCTCACCAATGTCTACGAGCGGCTGGAGCGGCCGCTTCTTCCGGTGCTCGCCCGGATGGAAGAGCGGGGCATCAAGGTCGACCGCGACATCCTCTCGCGCCTTTCCGGACGCTTTGCCCAGAAAGCGGCAGGGCTCGAAGCGGAGATCGTCGAGATGGCGGGCGAGAGCTTCAACATCGGCTCGCCAAAACAGCTCGGGGAAATTCTCTTCGGTAAGCTCGGCCTGCCCGGCGGGCGCAAGACCAAGGGCGGGCAATGGTCGACGGACGTCAAGGTGCTGGAAGATCTGGCGGCCGAGGGCCATCCCCTGCCGATGAAGATCGTCGCCTGGCGCCAGCTCACCAAGCTCAAGGGCACCTATACCGACGCCATCCCCTCCTATCTCGATACGCGCGGGCGGGTGCACACCTCCTATTCGCTCGCCTCCACAACGACGGGACGGCTCTCATCGTCGGAGCCGAACCTGCAGAACATTCCCGTGCGCACCGAGGAGGGGCGCGAAATCCGCACCGCCTTCGTGGCCGAAGAGGGCACGAAACTGGTCTCGGCCGATTATTCGCAGATCGAACTCCGGATTCTCGCCCATATCGCGGAAATTCCAGCGCTTCGCCGCGCCTTCGAGGACGGTCTCGACATCCACGCGATGACGGCCTCAGAGATGTTTTCAACGCCGATCGAAGGCATGGACCCGATGATCCGACGCCGCGCCAAGGCGATCAACTTCGGTATCATTTACGGCATTTCGGCCTTTGGGCTCGCCGCCCAGCTCGGAATCGGCCGCGAGGAGGCGGGCGACTACATCAAGACCTATTTCAAGCGCTTCCCGGGCATCCGCGATTATATGGAGGAGACGAAGGAGAAGGCGCGCGACAAGGGCTATGTGGAGACGCTCTTCGGGCGCCGGGCGCATTTCCCGAACATCAAGCACTCCAACCATTCGATCAGGTCAGGCGCGGAACGCGCGGCGATCAACGCGCCGATCCAGGGATCTGCGGCCGATATCATCCGCCGCGCCATGATCCGTATGGAAGCCGCGCTCGCCGAGACGAAGCTCTCCGCCCGCATGCTCCTGCAGGTGCATGACGAACTGATTTTCGAAGTGCCGGAGGACGAGGTCGAGACGAGCCTGCCGGTCATCCGCGAAGTGATGGAAAAGTCGGCAGAGCCGGCCGTTGCGCTCCGGGTGCCGCTGCAGGTCGATGCGCGGGCTGCGGACAATTGGGAAGCGGCGCATTAG
- a CDS encoding acyltransferase family protein, with amino-acid sequence MDAAGTATSPRTTRVAWVDVAKGFCIIMVVMMHSTLGVEKAVGANGWMNYVVEFARPFRMPDFFMIAGLFLSARITAPLRLYVDRKILHFAYFYALWLTIQFVLKAPEFASDYGWGGALLFYLKSFVEPFGTLWFVYHLAIFFAVTRLVHGRVPAWLVWLVAAGLEIAHIDTGSMLIDEFASRFVYFYTGFILADAIFRFADRTDRHLLFGVGYLAAWGALNAACVFGGISKLPFVSLGLGFAGAVAVCTFSVLLAKTLVSRPLTYLGANSIVVYLAFFLPMVVARTILLKLGVITDIGTISLLVTAAGVIGPVILYEFTRRTGWGTFLFVRPAWARIDQPWRRKPGQKAAIAPAE; translated from the coding sequence ATGGATGCGGCCGGCACGGCGACCAGCCCACGAACAACGCGTGTCGCATGGGTCGACGTCGCCAAGGGGTTTTGCATCATCATGGTGGTGATGATGCATTCCACTTTGGGGGTGGAGAAGGCGGTCGGCGCCAACGGCTGGATGAATTACGTCGTCGAATTCGCCCGCCCGTTCCGGATGCCCGACTTCTTCATGATTGCGGGACTTTTTCTGTCGGCTCGCATCACCGCGCCCTTGCGCCTCTATGTCGACCGCAAGATCCTGCATTTCGCCTACTTTTACGCACTCTGGCTCACCATCCAGTTCGTTCTGAAGGCGCCCGAATTCGCCTCAGACTATGGCTGGGGCGGTGCCTTGCTGTTCTACCTGAAGAGCTTCGTGGAGCCCTTCGGCACGCTCTGGTTCGTCTATCATCTGGCGATCTTTTTCGCCGTGACGCGCCTCGTCCATGGCCGCGTGCCGGCCTGGCTCGTCTGGCTCGTGGCGGCCGGGCTCGAGATTGCGCATATCGACACCGGCTCGATGCTGATCGACGAATTCGCGTCCCGCTTCGTCTATTTCTACACGGGCTTCATCCTGGCCGATGCGATCTTCCGTTTCGCGGACCGCACCGACCGGCATCTTCTTTTTGGCGTCGGCTATCTGGCGGCCTGGGGTGCCCTCAACGCGGCCTGTGTCTTCGGCGGTATCTCGAAACTCCCCTTCGTTTCGCTCGGCCTCGGTTTTGCGGGAGCGGTTGCGGTGTGCACCTTCTCGGTCTTGCTGGCGAAGACGCTCGTCTCGCGTCCGCTCACCTATCTCGGCGCCAATTCGATCGTCGTCTATCTCGCGTTCTTCCTGCCGATGGTGGTGGCCCGCACCATCCTTTTGAAGCTCGGTGTCATCACCGATATCGGCACGATCTCACTTCTCGTCACCGCGGCAGGCGTCATCGGCCCGGTCATTCTCTATGAGTTCACCCGCCGCACCGGCTGGGGCACCTTCCTCTTCGTGCGGCCCGCCTGGGCCCGGATCGACCAGCCCTGGCGCCGCAAGCCCGGGCAGAAGGCGGCGATTGCTCCGGCGGAGTAA